From one Bradyrhizobium sp. Ash2021 genomic stretch:
- the recG gene encoding ATP-dependent DNA helicase RecG, with the protein MRPALLNPLFAPVTTLPGVGPKQDKLLRYLLGRDEAPRLVDLLLHLPASVIDRRARPKIRDAAVGTMVTLEVTVDRHRPPPPRNARAPHLVYASDETGDVVLTYFRAKPGYVDKLLPVGARRYVSGTLQMYDGIPQIVHPDRVVDEEGFAKLTGIDPVYPLTEGLALGSLRRAIAQALQKLPELPEWISPDVIRRCKFPPIKVALNRVHVPVELTDILPDGAFWSRLAFDELLAGQLALALIRAQLRRPAGDRHAGDGHLRRKIIDALPYALTGSQREAVAAITEDLRQPVRMLRLLQGDVGSGKTVVALLAAAAVTEAGKQAALMAPTEILARQHIKTITPLAERAGLRVAILTGREKGKERKEILARLEAGEIDLLVGTHALIQDDVIFKALALAVVDEQHRFGVRERLALTSKGEAVDVLVLSATPIPRTLVLTYFGDMDVSELREKPAGRQAIDTRTIPASRIDEVIDGVGRALKAGKLVYWICPLVEESEAEGTEHLTNATERFESLQKRFGDQVGLVHGQMKGTEKDRVMAQFAAHEIGLLVATTVVEVGVDVPAATIMVIENAERFGLAQLHQLRGRIGRGSEASTCLLLYKEPLGEMSTARLKVIRETTDGFRIAEEDLKLRGEGDVLGIRQSGLPGYRIARSEVHGQFITQARDEALRIMKDNPKLKGEQGDALRCLLYLYERDEAIPLIGAG; encoded by the coding sequence ATGCGCCCTGCTCTGCTCAATCCGCTGTTTGCACCGGTCACGACCCTTCCCGGCGTCGGGCCGAAGCAGGACAAACTGCTGCGCTATCTGCTCGGCCGCGATGAAGCGCCGCGGCTGGTCGATCTGCTGCTGCATCTGCCGGCGAGCGTAATCGACCGCCGGGCGCGGCCAAAAATCCGCGACGCGGCTGTGGGAACGATGGTGACGCTGGAGGTCACGGTCGATCGCCACCGGCCGCCCCCGCCGCGCAATGCCCGCGCGCCGCATCTGGTCTATGCCAGCGACGAGACCGGCGATGTGGTGCTGACCTATTTCCGCGCCAAACCCGGTTATGTCGACAAGCTGCTGCCGGTCGGCGCCAGGCGCTACGTCTCCGGCACGCTGCAAATGTATGACGGCATCCCGCAGATCGTGCATCCCGACCGCGTCGTCGACGAGGAAGGCTTTGCCAAGCTCACGGGCATCGATCCCGTCTATCCCCTGACCGAAGGCTTGGCACTCGGCTCGCTGCGCCGCGCGATCGCGCAGGCGCTGCAAAAACTGCCGGAGCTGCCGGAGTGGATCAGCCCGGACGTGATCCGCCGCTGCAAATTTCCGCCGATCAAGGTAGCGCTGAATCGCGTCCATGTGCCGGTTGAACTGACGGACATCCTGCCCGACGGCGCGTTCTGGTCGCGCCTTGCCTTCGATGAATTGCTGGCCGGCCAACTGGCGCTGGCGCTGATCCGCGCGCAGTTGCGGCGTCCGGCCGGCGACCGCCATGCCGGCGACGGCCATCTGCGCCGAAAAATCATCGATGCGTTGCCGTATGCGTTGACCGGTTCGCAGCGCGAGGCGGTGGCCGCCATCACCGAGGATCTGCGCCAGCCGGTGCGGATGTTACGCCTGCTGCAGGGCGATGTGGGATCGGGCAAGACTGTGGTGGCGCTGCTGGCCGCCGCCGCCGTAACCGAGGCCGGCAAACAGGCCGCCCTGATGGCGCCGACGGAAATTCTGGCGCGCCAGCACATCAAGACCATCACGCCGCTGGCCGAGCGCGCGGGCTTGCGGGTTGCGATCCTCACCGGCCGCGAAAAGGGCAAGGAGCGCAAGGAGATTTTGGCGCGTCTGGAAGCCGGCGAGATCGATTTGCTGGTCGGAACCCACGCGCTGATCCAGGACGACGTGATTTTCAAAGCGCTCGCACTGGCGGTCGTCGACGAGCAGCATCGTTTTGGCGTTCGCGAGCGGCTGGCGCTGACCTCCAAGGGCGAAGCCGTCGATGTGCTGGTGCTGAGCGCAACCCCGATCCCGCGCACCCTGGTGCTGACCTATTTCGGCGACATGGACGTCTCCGAATTGCGCGAGAAGCCGGCGGGCCGGCAAGCGATCGATACCCGCACGATCCCTGCCAGCCGCATCGACGAGGTGATCGACGGCGTCGGCCGCGCGCTGAAGGCCGGCAAGCTGGTCTACTGGATCTGTCCGCTGGTGGAAGAATCCGAAGCCGAAGGCACCGAACATCTCACCAACGCCACCGAGCGGTTCGAGTCGCTGCAGAAGCGGTTCGGCGACCAGGTCGGCCTCGTCCATGGCCAGATGAAGGGCACCGAGAAGGACCGCGTGATGGCGCAGTTCGCCGCGCACGAGATCGGCTTGCTGGTCGCAACCACCGTGGTCGAGGTCGGCGTCGACGTGCCCGCCGCGACCATCATGGTGATCGAGAACGCCGAGCGCTTCGGGCTCGCACAATTGCATCAATTGCGCGGTCGGATCGGCCGCGGCTCGGAGGCCTCGACCTGCCTGCTGCTCTACAAGGAGCCGCTCGGCGAAATGTCCACCGCGCGGCTGAAAGTGATCCGGGAAACCACCGATGGATTTCGGATCGCCGAGGAGGATCTGAAACTGCGCGGCGAAGGCGACGTGCTCGGTATCAGGCAAAGCGGCCTGCCCGGCTACCGCATCGCGCGCTCCGAGGTCCATGGCCAGTTCATCACCCAGGCGCGCGACGAAGCGCTGCGCATCATGAAGGACAATCCGAAGCTGAAGGGCGAGCAAGGCGACGCGCTGCGGTGCCTGCTCTATCTGTACGAGCGCGACGAGGCGATACCGCTGATTGGAGCGGGGTAA
- a CDS encoding succinate dehydrogenase assembly factor 2: protein MTGSTRSSGGLDDRRKRLLFRCWHRGTREMDLILGRFADAEIAGLSERELAELEGLIEVPDPDLYAALTGDKPLDPQHGSALFDRIKAFRAVDHDA from the coding sequence ATGACGGGATCGACACGATCGAGCGGCGGCCTTGATGACCGCCGCAAGCGGCTGTTGTTTCGCTGCTGGCATCGCGGCACCCGCGAGATGGACCTGATCCTCGGGCGGTTTGCCGATGCGGAGATCGCGGGCCTGTCCGAGCGCGAATTGGCCGAGCTCGAGGGCCTGATCGAGGTTCCCGATCCCGATCTCTATGCCGCGCTTACGGGCGACAAGCCGCTCGATCCGCAACATGGCAGCGCATTGTTCGACCGCATCAAGGCGTTCCGCGCCGTGGACCACGACGCATGA
- the mfd gene encoding transcription-repair coupling factor translates to MKSPVKSPAALLAPGRALTFANVAEGAEGLVVSDLARAVAARPKPPAVSLAVVCRDGPRMQQLARALEFFAPDLPVMQFPAWDCQPYDRVSPHGGILAQRLTTLARLSRLAGSDKPLIVLTTVNAIVQRVPARETVAAQALSVAPGHVVPMDSIVAWLEHNGYNRSSTVREPGEYAVRGGILDLFPAGLDQPVRFDFFGDSLESIRTFDAETQRTLLDMRALDLVPISEFQLVTETIRRFRMGYVATFGAPVRDDLLYEAVSEGRRHPGMEHWLPLFQERMDTLFDYLDGAVVAIEPQSEDAARERFKQITDYYEARREALEHPGGGAIYKPLPPDRLYLTEDEWTERLGESALARLTPFAVPDGAADVFDAGARQGRNFTPERADSSVNVFESVVAHVGALQAQRKKVVIALWSEGSRDRMGSMLRDHKLNNLTSVNTWRTVQATPRNEAMLAVVGMESGFETDDVAIISEQDILGDRLVRPRKASRKLDNFISEVTSLAAGDLVVHVEHGIGRFIGLQTLEVSGAPHDCLELHYAAETKLFLPVENIELLSRYGSDHANVELDRLGGSGWQARKAKLKNRIREIAGELIKIAAERHLHEAPKMPVQAHVYDEFCARFPYEETEDQLGAITSTLKDLESGRPMDRLICGDVGFGKTEVALRAAFAVALDGKQVAVVVPTTLLARQHSKNFAERFRGFPVNVAQASRLIPAKELTQVKKGLTDGNVDIVVGTHALLGKAIKFRDLGLLIVDEEQHFGVSHKERLKQLRAQVHVLTLSATPIPRTLQLALTGVRDLSIIASPPVDRLAVRTFVAPHDPLMIREALLRERYRGGQAFYVVPRIEDLAGVKDFLDKNVPEMKVAVAHGQMPPTVIEDIMSAFYDGKYDILLSTTIIESGLDIPTANTLIVHRADMFGLAQLYQLRGRVGRSKLRAYALFTLPAQLKITAQAERRLKVLQSLETLGAGFQLASHDLDIRGAGNLLGEEQSGHIKEVGFELYQSMLEEAILNLKAGVVEPAADRWSPQITIGMPVLIPKEYVNDLAVRLSLYRRLADLDTDEEIENFAAEMRDRFGVLPDEVRYLFKVAAIKAYCRRANVEKVDAGPKGAVVTFRDNKFAQPDRLVFFIRQHGQAAKVRPDMKVVFFQEWKTPEERLLGTTEILRQLANLAENRKAA, encoded by the coding sequence ATGAAGTCTCCCGTTAAATCGCCCGCCGCGTTGCTGGCCCCCGGCCGCGCGCTGACCTTCGCCAATGTCGCCGAGGGCGCCGAAGGCCTCGTCGTCTCGGACCTCGCGCGCGCGGTCGCCGCCAGGCCGAAGCCACCGGCGGTCAGTCTGGCCGTGGTGTGCCGCGACGGCCCGCGGATGCAGCAATTGGCGCGGGCGCTGGAATTCTTCGCCCCCGATTTGCCGGTGATGCAGTTCCCCGCCTGGGATTGCCAGCCCTACGACCGGGTGTCGCCGCATGGTGGCATCCTGGCGCAGCGCCTGACCACGCTGGCGCGGCTGTCGCGCCTTGCCGGCAGCGACAAGCCGCTGATCGTGCTGACCACGGTGAACGCCATCGTGCAGCGCGTGCCCGCGCGCGAAACCGTGGCGGCGCAGGCGCTGTCGGTCGCGCCCGGCCATGTCGTGCCGATGGATTCCATCGTCGCCTGGCTGGAGCACAATGGCTACAACCGCTCTTCCACGGTGCGCGAGCCCGGCGAATATGCGGTGCGTGGCGGCATCCTCGATCTGTTTCCGGCCGGGCTCGATCAGCCCGTACGGTTCGATTTCTTCGGCGACTCGCTGGAATCGATCCGCACCTTCGACGCCGAGACCCAGCGCACATTGCTCGACATGCGCGCGCTCGATCTGGTGCCGATCTCGGAATTCCAATTGGTCACCGAGACCATCCGCCGCTTCCGCATGGGCTATGTCGCGACCTTCGGCGCGCCGGTGCGCGACGATCTGCTGTACGAAGCCGTCAGCGAAGGCCGCCGCCATCCCGGCATGGAACACTGGTTGCCGCTGTTCCAGGAGCGGATGGACACGCTGTTCGATTATCTCGACGGCGCGGTGGTCGCGATCGAGCCGCAGAGCGAGGACGCCGCGCGCGAGCGCTTCAAGCAGATCACGGATTACTACGAGGCCCGACGCGAGGCGCTGGAGCATCCCGGCGGCGGCGCCATCTACAAGCCATTGCCGCCCGACCGCCTCTATCTGACCGAAGACGAATGGACGGAGCGGCTCGGCGAATCCGCCCTGGCGCGGCTGACGCCGTTCGCGGTGCCGGACGGGGCCGCTGATGTGTTCGATGCCGGTGCGCGGCAGGGACGGAATTTCACGCCCGAGCGTGCGGACAGCTCGGTCAACGTGTTCGAATCCGTCGTCGCCCATGTCGGGGCATTGCAGGCGCAGCGAAAGAAGGTGGTGATCGCGCTGTGGAGCGAGGGCTCGCGCGACCGCATGGGCAGCATGCTGCGGGATCACAAGCTTAACAACCTCACCAGCGTCAACACCTGGCGCACGGTGCAGGCGACGCCGCGCAACGAGGCCATGCTGGCGGTGGTCGGCATGGAAAGCGGTTTCGAGACCGACGACGTCGCAATCATCAGCGAGCAGGACATTCTTGGCGACCGCCTGGTGCGACCGCGCAAGGCGAGCCGCAAGCTCGATAACTTCATCTCGGAAGTCACGAGCCTTGCCGCCGGCGATCTCGTGGTTCACGTCGAGCACGGCATCGGCCGCTTCATCGGCCTGCAGACGCTGGAAGTCTCCGGCGCGCCGCACGATTGCCTCGAGCTGCATTATGCCGCCGAGACAAAATTGTTCCTGCCGGTCGAGAACATCGAACTGCTGTCGCGCTACGGCTCCGACCACGCCAATGTCGAACTGGACAGGCTAGGCGGCAGCGGCTGGCAGGCGCGCAAGGCCAAGCTGAAGAACCGGATCCGCGAGATCGCCGGCGAACTGATCAAGATCGCCGCCGAGCGTCATCTGCATGAAGCGCCGAAAATGCCGGTGCAGGCGCATGTCTATGACGAGTTCTGCGCACGCTTCCCCTATGAAGAGACCGAGGACCAGCTTGGCGCCATCACCTCCACGCTGAAGGACCTCGAAAGCGGCCGGCCGATGGACCGCCTGATCTGCGGTGACGTCGGGTTCGGCAAGACCGAAGTGGCGCTGCGCGCGGCATTCGCGGTCGCGCTCGACGGCAAGCAGGTCGCCGTCGTGGTGCCGACCACGCTGCTGGCGCGGCAGCACAGTAAGAATTTCGCCGAGCGTTTCCGCGGCTTTCCCGTCAATGTAGCGCAGGCCTCTCGCCTAATCCCGGCCAAGGAACTGACACAGGTCAAGAAGGGCTTGACCGATGGCAATGTCGATATCGTGGTCGGCACCCATGCGCTGCTCGGCAAGGCGATCAAGTTCAGGGATCTCGGCCTGCTGATCGTCGACGAGGAGCAGCATTTTGGCGTCAGCCACAAGGAACGGCTGAAGCAGTTGCGCGCGCAGGTCCACGTGCTGACGCTGAGCGCCACGCCGATCCCGCGCACGTTGCAGCTCGCGCTCACCGGCGTGCGCGATCTCTCGATCATCGCTTCGCCGCCGGTCGACCGCCTCGCGGTCCGCACCTTCGTGGCGCCGCACGATCCTTTGATGATCCGCGAGGCGTTGCTGCGCGAGCGCTATCGCGGCGGGCAGGCGTTTTACGTGGTGCCACGGATCGAGGATCTCGCCGGCGTGAAGGATTTCCTCGACAAGAACGTGCCGGAGATGAAGGTCGCGGTCGCGCATGGCCAGATGCCGCCGACCGTGATCGAAGACATCATGTCGGCGTTCTATGACGGCAAATACGACATCCTGCTCTCGACCACGATCATCGAATCCGGCCTCGATATCCCGACTGCGAATACGCTGATCGTGCACCGCGCCGACATGTTCGGGCTGGCGCAGCTTTACCAGCTGCGCGGGCGGGTGGGTCGCTCGAAGCTGCGCGCCTATGCGCTGTTTACGCTGCCGGCGCAGCTGAAGATCACCGCCCAGGCCGAGCGGAGGCTAAAAGTGCTGCAGTCGCTTGAAACGCTGGGCGCAGGCTTCCAGCTGGCCTCGCACGACCTCGATATCCGCGGCGCCGGCAATTTGTTGGGCGAGGAGCAGTCGGGCCACATCAAGGAAGTCGGCTTCGAGCTCTATCAATCGATGCTGGAGGAGGCGATCCTCAACCTCAAGGCCGGCGTGGTGGAGCCGGCCGCCGACCGCTGGTCGCCGCAGATCACCATCGGCATGCCGGTGCTGATCCCCAAGGAATACGTCAACGATCTCGCGGTGCGGCTGTCGCTGTATCGGCGCCTTGCCGATCTCGACACCGACGAGGAGATCGAGAATTTCGCCGCCGAAATGCGCGACCGCTTTGGCGTATTGCCGGACGAGGTCCGTTATCTGTTCAAGGTCGCCGCGATCAAGGCTTATTGCCGGAGGGCCAATGTCGAGAAGGTCGATGCCGGGCCGAAGGGCGCGGTCGTCACCTTCCGCGACAACAAATTCGCGCAGCCGGATCGCCTGGTGTTCTTCATCCGCCAGCACGGCCAGGCCGCAAAAGTGCGGCCGGACATGAAGGTGGTGTTCTTCCAGGAATGGAAGACTCCGGAAGAGCGGCTGCTGGGCACGACGGAGATTTTGCGGCAGTTGGCCAATCTCGCGGAAAACAGGAAGGCGGCGTAG
- a CDS encoding PRC-barrel domain-containing protein — translation MKKIALITASLAMLAAPAFAEDVKTTGTAPAEAKFSTVQKDEMFSSKLKGLNVYNRKDESVGEITDLAIKNHQVDALILSVGGFLGMGERYVAVSPSSVNVRYDAKNDKWLASMNTTKEALKAAPEFKYPK, via the coding sequence ATGAAAAAAATCGCACTTATCACCGCTTCCCTCGCCATGCTCGCTGCGCCGGCTTTCGCCGAGGACGTCAAGACCACCGGCACCGCACCCGCCGAAGCGAAGTTCTCGACGGTACAAAAGGACGAGATGTTTTCTTCGAAACTGAAGGGCCTCAACGTCTATAACCGGAAAGATGAATCGGTCGGGGAGATCACCGATCTCGCGATCAAGAACCACCAGGTCGACGCGCTGATCCTGTCGGTCGGCGGCTTCCTCGGCATGGGTGAGCGCTATGTCGCGGTGTCGCCGTCGTCGGTCAACGTCCGCTACGATGCCAAGAACGACAAATGGCTGGCGTCGATGAACACAACGAAGGAGGCGCTGAAGGCCGCGCCGGAGTTCAAATATCCGAAGTAA
- a CDS encoding GGDEF domain-containing protein produces MSQQGPILVVSAAARPSFASALDDAKLFPVVETEWADAARAVEQVQPAAILTATSAIDEPRFAALAKQIAARQPYLPLIAVDPLIGLPENAIPFFQVQGNFDRLVARLNAALRIRSLHATVMRRQAVRIALSDIDTVSEATVLLVGRGAAYPALSVSLGERAGVVGALSIEAAARHLNTRDIDGIVVGEGFSARVIDAFLTVLTEDSRFRNLPVVVASNDLAPAYDLPNLEMISGEPGRIADIALPMIRQHAFEAHLSRTLRAIDAEGLIDARTGLLTPAAFDRDFATAVYQTQERGGGLSVARFAFDPAHPRAQFDGARIIGRLMRQMDFGAVFDDGSVIVAFAETDLRNAHAIARRLSSVMRHTSHGKRDARAEPVVSVATLQPNDSAKSLLARLDEEARRAAS; encoded by the coding sequence ATGTCCCAACAAGGCCCGATCCTCGTCGTCTCGGCTGCAGCAAGGCCCTCGTTTGCGTCCGCGCTCGATGACGCAAAACTGTTTCCGGTCGTGGAGACCGAATGGGCGGACGCAGCCCGGGCGGTCGAGCAGGTGCAGCCGGCGGCAATCCTCACCGCGACATCCGCAATCGATGAACCGAGGTTTGCCGCGCTGGCGAAGCAGATCGCGGCGCGGCAACCCTACCTGCCGTTGATCGCGGTTGATCCGCTGATCGGGTTGCCCGAGAACGCCATTCCGTTTTTCCAGGTGCAAGGCAATTTCGATCGCCTGGTCGCGCGCCTGAATGCTGCGCTGCGAATCCGTTCGCTGCATGCCACCGTGATGCGCCGGCAAGCCGTGCGGATCGCCTTGTCGGATATCGATACGGTTAGCGAGGCCACCGTGCTGCTGGTCGGCCGCGGCGCCGCCTACCCCGCACTTTCGGTATCGCTCGGCGAGCGAGCCGGCGTGGTCGGGGCGCTCAGCATCGAGGCCGCGGCAAGACATCTGAACACCCGCGACATCGACGGCATCGTCGTCGGCGAAGGCTTTAGCGCGCGCGTGATCGATGCGTTCCTCACGGTGCTGACCGAGGACTCCCGCTTCCGCAACCTGCCGGTCGTGGTGGCGTCGAACGATCTCGCGCCGGCCTACGATCTGCCCAACCTCGAGATGATCTCCGGCGAGCCTGGGCGGATCGCCGATATCGCATTGCCGATGATCCGCCAGCACGCATTCGAAGCCCATCTGAGCCGGACGCTGCGGGCGATCGACGCCGAGGGCCTGATTGACGCGCGGACCGGCCTGCTGACTCCAGCAGCATTCGATCGCGACTTCGCAACGGCGGTCTATCAAACCCAGGAGCGCGGCGGCGGCTTGTCGGTGGCGCGCTTCGCGTTCGATCCGGCGCACCCGCGTGCCCAGTTCGACGGCGCGCGGATCATCGGCCGCCTGATGCGGCAGATGGATTTCGGCGCCGTATTCGACGATGGATCCGTCATCGTCGCGTTCGCCGAGACCGACCTCAGGAACGCCCATGCGATAGCGCGACGCCTCTCCAGCGTCATGCGCCACACCAGCCACGGCAAACGCGATGCGCGCGCGGAGCCCGTCGTCAGCGTCGCGACGCTACAGCCGAATGATTCGGCGAAGTCGCTGCTGGCGCGCCTGGATGAGGAAGCGCGTCGCGCGGCGTCGTAA
- a CDS encoding class I adenylate-forming enzyme family protein, whose translation MTQPTASPTLDGLFKRVLARQPDAIALIDPPNKPRITGQSPKRLTFAQADRAISALAAHFIESGLPANSVIAVQLPNTIEFALTVLAAYRAGLVVAVLPLLWRQAELTMALNRTAARAIVTTSKVDGIVYADLAMNAAAEAFSIRHVCGFGTDLPDGMASLDNAILRESPATRAVIQDGRKAALISFDVTADGFRPVPRAHLSLIAGGLALSLESDVPQGATVLSAFSPMSFAGLACSLVVWLLSGGTLVLHHPFDEEVLERQINEHRCDTLIAPAQLALRLDELDLTQRLPRLRNVIGLWRTPEQVASSACWAAQQVTLTDVYLFGEAGLFSARRIAEDGAPALIKPGPHGAPRELPGSSIAGEILLTPRGTLGLRGPMVPVAAYAPPPPPSDSLIAPPPRDFVDTDYAARLDRATGAINITAPPSGIMAVGGYRFLAQDLQEWARRLGQGALLTALPDRLSGHRLAGRAQDNARAREALSGLGLNPLMVEAFRDRTPST comes from the coding sequence GTGACCCAGCCCACCGCTTCGCCAACGCTCGACGGATTGTTCAAACGCGTTTTGGCGCGGCAGCCGGACGCGATCGCGCTGATCGACCCGCCGAACAAGCCCCGCATCACCGGCCAGAGCCCGAAGCGCCTCACCTTTGCGCAGGCCGATCGCGCGATCTCGGCGCTGGCGGCGCATTTCATCGAATCCGGATTGCCGGCCAATTCCGTGATCGCGGTTCAACTGCCGAACACGATCGAATTCGCGCTCACGGTGCTGGCCGCGTACCGCGCCGGGTTGGTGGTCGCCGTGCTGCCGCTGCTCTGGCGGCAGGCGGAATTGACCATGGCGCTCAACCGCACCGCGGCGCGGGCGATCGTGACCACCAGCAAGGTCGACGGCATCGTGTATGCCGACCTCGCGATGAACGCCGCCGCCGAAGCGTTTTCGATCCGCCATGTCTGCGGCTTCGGCACCGATTTGCCCGACGGCATGGCTTCGCTCGACAACGCCATCCTGAGGGAATCGCCCGCGACGCGCGCGGTGATCCAGGACGGCCGCAAGGCGGCGCTGATCTCCTTCGACGTCACCGCCGACGGTTTCCGGCCTGTGCCGCGCGCCCATCTCAGCCTGATCGCCGGCGGACTGGCGCTTTCGCTTGAAAGCGACGTGCCGCAGGGTGCAACCGTGCTGTCGGCGTTTTCGCCGATGTCGTTTGCCGGCCTCGCCTGCTCGCTCGTGGTCTGGCTGTTGTCGGGCGGCACGCTGGTGCTGCACCATCCGTTCGACGAGGAGGTGCTGGAGCGGCAGATCAACGAACATCGCTGCGATACGCTGATTGCGCCGGCGCAGCTGGCGCTGCGGCTGGATGAACTCGACCTCACCCAACGCCTGCCGCGCTTGCGCAATGTCATCGGCCTGTGGCGCACGCCGGAACAGGTCGCCTCCAGCGCGTGCTGGGCTGCGCAACAGGTGACGCTGACCGACGTCTATCTGTTCGGCGAAGCCGGATTGTTCAGCGCGCGCCGGATCGCCGAAGATGGCGCGCCGGCCCTGATCAAGCCGGGACCGCACGGCGCGCCGCGCGAATTGCCGGGGTCGTCGATCGCCGGAGAAATCCTGCTGACGCCGCGCGGCACATTGGGATTGCGCGGGCCGATGGTTCCCGTCGCCGCCTATGCGCCGCCGCCGCCCCCCAGCGACTCCCTGATTGCGCCGCCGCCGCGCGATTTCGTCGATACCGACTATGCCGCAAGGCTCGATCGCGCGACCGGCGCGATCAACATCACCGCGCCGCCTTCCGGCATCATGGCGGTCGGCGGCTATCGATTTCTGGCGCAGGACCTCCAGGAATGGGCGAGACGGCTGGGCCAGGGCGCGCTGCTGACGGCATTGCCAGATCGACTGAGCGGCCACCGGCTGGCCGGGCGCGCGCAGGACAATGCCCGCGCCCGCGAAGCTCTGTCAGGACTTGGACTTAACCCATTGATGGTGGAAGCGTTTCGCGATCGGACGCCCTCGACCTGA
- a CDS encoding extracellular solute-binding protein produces MSAFGRIRLRAIACVAVALGLSPVPGAREAQATESYAIAMHGAPAVPADFTHMPYANPDAPKGGRLVWGALGTFDSLNPLIVRGLAVQQIRGFVVESLMTRGNDEAFTLYGLLAKSVETDDARSYVTFHLDPRARFSDGKPVAAEDVLFSWALLRDKGRPNHRQYYSKVAKAETPDPLTVRFDLTDANDRELPLILALMPVLPKHAVNPATFEETTMTGPVGSGPYRVTAVKPGASVTLTRNSDYWARDLPVNRGLYNFDEIRLDFYREANGEFEAFKRGLYDFRVEGEPLRWHDGYDFPAARSGEVIRDVIKTGMPQPSEFLVFNTRRPVFADIRVRQALTLLFDFEWINRNYFFGLYARSAGFFAGSELSAYGRPADEREREFLKQAGAQIPPDILDGSYHLPVSDGSGRDRTTLRKALALLSEAGYDINGTVLRQRATKAPLTFEILVTTRDQERIALAYQRDLKRAGIEVSVRAVDPVQFDQRRLGYEFDMIQNRWDQSLSPGNEQSFYWGSQATDIPGTRNYMGAKDPAIDALIAALLEARERPAFVATVRALDRTLMSGFYAIPLFNVQEQWLARWNRIERPATTALTGYLPETWWQKPDPQPK; encoded by the coding sequence ATGTCCGCCTTTGGACGTATCCGCCTTCGAGCCATCGCCTGCGTCGCGGTTGCGCTCGGCCTGTCGCCGGTGCCGGGCGCCCGCGAGGCCCAGGCCACCGAAAGCTATGCGATCGCCATGCATGGCGCCCCGGCGGTTCCGGCCGATTTCACCCACATGCCCTATGCCAATCCGGACGCGCCGAAGGGCGGCCGGCTGGTCTGGGGCGCCCTCGGCACCTTTGACAGCCTCAACCCGCTTATTGTCCGGGGCCTCGCGGTGCAGCAGATCCGGGGGTTCGTCGTCGAAAGCCTGATGACGCGCGGCAATGACGAGGCTTTCACCCTCTACGGATTGTTGGCGAAAAGCGTCGAGACCGACGACGCTAGAAGCTACGTCACGTTTCATCTCGACCCCCGCGCTCGCTTCTCGGATGGCAAGCCGGTCGCGGCCGAGGACGTGCTGTTCTCCTGGGCCTTGCTGCGCGACAAGGGCCGCCCCAACCATCGCCAGTATTATTCCAAGGTCGCAAAGGCCGAGACGCCTGATCCGCTCACGGTGCGCTTTGATCTCACTGACGCCAATGACCGCGAACTGCCGCTGATCCTCGCTTTGATGCCTGTGCTGCCGAAACATGCGGTAAATCCCGCCACCTTTGAGGAAACCACGATGACCGGACCGGTCGGCTCCGGTCCCTATCGCGTCACAGCGGTGAAACCGGGCGCGAGCGTCACGCTGACGCGCAATTCCGACTATTGGGCGCGCGACCTGCCGGTGAACCGGGGCCTGTATAATTTCGACGAGATCAGGCTCGACTTCTACCGCGAGGCCAACGGCGAGTTCGAGGCGTTCAAGCGCGGCCTCTACGACTTCCGCGTCGAGGGCGAGCCGCTGCGCTGGCACGACGGCTATGATTTTCCCGCCGCGCGCAGCGGCGAGGTGATCCGCGATGTCATCAAGACCGGGATGCCGCAGCCGTCGGAATTCCTGGTATTCAACACCCGCCGGCCGGTGTTTGCCGACATCCGCGTGCGCCAAGCGCTAACGCTGCTGTTCGATTTCGAATGGATCAACCGCAACTACTTCTTCGGCCTCTATGCCCGCAGCGCCGGCTTCTTCGCAGGCTCCGAGCTGTCGGCCTATGGTCGCCCCGCTGACGAGCGTGAGCGCGAGTTCCTCAAACAGGCTGGCGCGCAAATCCCGCCCGATATTCTAGACGGCAGCTATCACCTGCCGGTAAGCGACGGCTCGGGCCGTGATCGCACGACGCTCCGCAAAGCGCTCGCCCTGCTGTCGGAGGCCGGCTACGACATCAACGGCACGGTGCTGCGCCAGCGCGCGACCAAGGCGCCCCTCACCTTTGAAATCCTGGTGACGACGCGCGATCAGGAACGGATTGCGCTGGCCTATCAGCGCGACCTCAAGCGCGCCGGCATCGAGGTCAGCGTGCGCGCGGTCGACCCCGTCCAGTTCGATCAGCGCCGGCTCGGCTACGAGTTCGACATGATCCAGAACCGCTGGGACCAGTCGCTGTCGCCCGGCAACGAGCAGTCGTTCTATTGGGGCAGCCAGGCCACCGATATCCCGGGCACCCGGAATTACATGGGCGCCAAGGACCCCGCGATCGACGCCCTGATCGCGGCCCTGTTGGAAGCGCGCGAGCGGCCGGCCTTCGTTGCGACGGTACGGGCGCTGGACCGGACCCTGATGTCGGGCTTCTACGCTATCCCGCTATTTAACGTGCAAGAGCAATGGCTCGCGCGCTGGAATCGGATAGAACGGCCTGCAACCACGGCGTTGACGGGCTACCTGCCGGAAACGTGGTGGCAGAAGCCGGACCCGCAGCCGAAATGA